The stretch of DNA AGCCTCTTCGAAATCCGCCTGCACCACTGCCTTGGCATAGGCGTCGGTTTCCTCGGGCGTCAGGCCCATCTTCTCGGCTGCCCAGTGCGCGAGCAGCTTGTTGCGGCGGGCGGTGATGCGGAACTGAAGTTCCTCGTCGCGGGCGAATTTGGCTTCGAACGCGCGCTCGCGATCGTCAAACGTCGTCATGGAGACCCCTCTTGCTTGCCCCGCCGAAATAGGGGGTGGGACCGCGCGGCGCAATGCACGACCGCGCGGTTCCCCGCGAGAGGGACGGCCCAGCCGTCAGCCTGCCGCCGCGATCTCGACCACCAGCTTGCCGATGGCGCCGCGCCCGGCAAGCTTGGCGATCGCCTCGCCGCCGCGCTCCAGCGGATAGACTTCGGTGACGCGCGGGCTGATCCGCCCTTCGGCCCACAGCCGGAACAGCGTGGCGACATGTTCCTGGTGCCGCGCGGGATCGCGCATCGTGAACGCGCCCCAGAACACCCCGCACACATCGCAGCTTTTGAGCAGCGTCAGGTTGAGCGGCAGCTTCGGGATGCCG from Sphingomonas changnyeongensis encodes:
- a CDS encoding DUF1476 domain-containing protein, producing the protein MTTFDDRERAFEAKFARDEELQFRITARRNKLLAHWAAEKMGLTPEETDAYAKAVVQADFEEAGDEDVVRKLLGDLTAAGVEIDEPAVREALADRMAEARRQFIEAQ